From one Alphaproteobacteria bacterium CG11_big_fil_rev_8_21_14_0_20_39_49 genomic stretch:
- the trpD gene encoding anthranilate phosphoribosyltransferase: protein MNEIKKYISKVVDGNDLTEDEAQRSFQIIMKGGATPAQISAFLVGLRMKGESIDEIAAAAKVMRIKAEKFEAPSGSLDTCGTGGKSGVFKLLKGYDNTGSFNVSTAVAFVVAGCGVPVAKHGNKAISSKSGSADVLSMIGVNIDAEKQVMEQALREANICFMMAPKFHKAMKHVAPIRMELGIRTIFNILGPLSNPANAHFQLLGVYSRELVKPIAGVLKKLGLERAWVVHGSDGMDEITTTGKTYVAKLSKGKITSDEIDPEKYGIKKVKIEDLRGGTPNVNAQHLKNLLMNKGNEAYKDIVLLNSAAALVVAGVAKNIEDGIVKANESIESGAANDALMKLCAITNS, encoded by the coding sequence ATGAATGAAATAAAAAAATACATATCAAAAGTAGTTGATGGAAACGACCTGACCGAAGATGAGGCACAAAGGTCGTTTCAGATTATAATGAAAGGCGGCGCGACGCCGGCACAGATATCTGCTTTTCTCGTTGGTCTTCGTATGAAAGGCGAATCGATAGATGAGATAGCAGCTGCGGCAAAGGTTATGAGGATAAAGGCAGAAAAGTTCGAAGCTCCTTCCGGTTCTTTGGATACATGTGGTACTGGTGGCAAATCTGGTGTTTTTAAACTTTTAAAAGGGTATGATAACACAGGTAGCTTTAACGTTTCTACTGCCGTTGCTTTTGTGGTTGCAGGGTGTGGAGTGCCTGTTGCAAAGCATGGTAATAAAGCAATATCCTCAAAATCAGGTTCGGCTGATGTTCTAAGTATGATAGGTGTTAATATTGATGCTGAAAAACAGGTTATGGAACAAGCATTGAGGGAAGCTAATATATGCTTTATGATGGCTCCTAAATTTCACAAGGCTATGAAACATGTTGCCCCAATCAGAATGGAATTGGGTATCAGGACTATATTTAATATCTTAGGACCTCTTTCTAACCCTGCAAATGCTCATTTCCAGTTGCTTGGGGTTTACAGCAGAGAATTGGTAAAGCCTATTGCCGGAGTATTAAAAAAACTAGGTCTTGAGCGTGCATGGGTTGTGCATGGCAGTGATGGAATGGATGAGATAACTACTACCGGTAAAACTTATGTTGCAAAGCTAAGTAAAGGTAAGATAACTTCTGACGAGATAGATCCTGAAAAATATGGTATAAAAAAAGTTAAAATTGAAGATTTAAGAGGTGGCACTCCTAACGTGAATGCACAACACCTAAAGAATTTGCTTATGAATAAGGGGAATGAAGCATATAAGGACATCGTATTGCTAAACTCTGCGGCTGCTTTGGTGGTTGCGGGAGTTGCAAAGAATATAGAAGACGGTATCGTCAAGGCTAATGAGTCAATAGAATCAGGTGCGGCAAATGACGCATTAATGAAATTATGTGCAATTACTAACTCGTAA
- a CDS encoding indole-3-glycerol-phosphate synthase — MSSHDINESDDNLKINDDEESDYEQIASETNHVPEDRIDIISEDNKAAGKVKKKTKVDNTDIEIVNLEHEEIVQDELADEYDSEENQEQEISIITDKIEIAEDEADVLAEHTGTEVESIIKESGDVLSKICEDKKIHIKSKKALISEEQLLEKIKSLPETRGFVQSIISKIQSGENALIGEAKKASPSKGLIRHNFDPSEIAKAYEQGGATCISVLTDEHYFQGNDEYIKIVKDACKLPVLRKDFILDKYQVVESRAIGADCILLIMAVLNVNKAIELEEKAIELGLGVLIEVHDEQDLKKALKLKSDLIGINNRNLKTMEVDLANTERLAPLMPDEKVVVSESGILGYADIIRMNESRVWAFLVGDSIMSQPDVKLATQGLLGNVE, encoded by the coding sequence ATGAGCAGTCACGATATCAACGAATCTGATGATAATTTAAAAATTAATGATGATGAAGAAAGCGATTATGAACAAATCGCTTCTGAAACTAATCACGTTCCTGAGGACAGGATAGATATTATATCCGAAGATAATAAGGCTGCGGGTAAAGTTAAGAAAAAAACTAAAGTTGATAATACCGACATTGAAATAGTTAACCTTGAGCATGAGGAAATTGTTCAGGACGAGCTTGCTGATGAATATGATTCGGAAGAAAACCAAGAACAGGAAATAAGCATCATTACCGATAAAATTGAAATAGCTGAAGATGAGGCCGATGTTCTTGCCGAACATACGGGGACGGAAGTAGAGTCGATAATAAAAGAATCAGGTGATGTTTTAAGTAAGATATGTGAAGATAAAAAAATACATATAAAATCTAAGAAAGCATTAATATCTGAAGAACAATTATTAGAGAAGATAAAATCATTGCCTGAAACAAGAGGTTTTGTTCAAAGTATAATATCTAAAATCCAATCAGGTGAAAACGCATTGATAGGCGAGGCTAAAAAAGCTTCTCCGAGTAAGGGGCTGATACGGCATAATTTTGACCCCTCCGAGATAGCAAAAGCCTATGAACAAGGCGGTGCAACATGTATTTCGGTTCTTACCGACGAGCATTATTTTCAGGGTAATGATGAATATATAAAAATAGTTAAAGACGCATGTAAGCTTCCGGTGCTTAGGAAGGACTTTATTTTAGATAAGTATCAGGTAGTAGAATCAAGGGCTATAGGGGCGGATTGTATTCTTTTGATTATGGCTGTTTTAAATGTAAATAAAGCTATAGAACTTGAAGAAAAAGCAATTGAACTTGGGCTTGGTGTGCTGATTGAAGTGCATGATGAGCAGGATTTGAAAAAAGCCTTGAAATTAAAGTCTGATTTAATAGGAATTAATAACCGTAATTTAAAAACGATGGAAGTCGATCTTGCAAACACTGAAAGACTTGCTCCGCTTATGCCTGATGAAAAAGTTGTGGTAAGTGAAAGCGGTATCCTAGGATATGCCGATATTATCAGAATGAACGAATCTAGGGTTTGGGCATTTTTGGTCGGCGATTCTATCATGTCGCAGCCTGATGTAAAGCTAGCTACACAAGGATTATTAGGTAACGTTGAATGA
- a CDS encoding aminodeoxychorismate/anthranilate synthase component II has protein sequence MIILIDNYDSFTYNLYHYISELGVEVKVVRNDALTVDEILNDDTIKGIVISPGPCTPNESGICPELIKKAAGKLPIFGVCLGHEAIGQVFGGKIVRVEPVHGKVSNIKHNAKGIFEGIKSPLKATRYHSLVVERDSFPDCLEITAQSDDGLVMALQHKDYDIYGVQFHPESIASEHGHDILANFLKLVKK, from the coding sequence ATGATTATTTTAATAGATAATTATGATAGCTTTACGTATAATTTGTATCATTATATCAGCGAATTAGGCGTTGAAGTTAAGGTTGTGCGTAATGATGCTTTGACAGTAGATGAAATATTAAATGACGATACTATAAAAGGTATTGTTATTTCTCCCGGACCATGCACTCCCAATGAATCTGGTATATGTCCCGAGTTAATAAAAAAAGCAGCCGGCAAGTTGCCTATCTTCGGAGTATGTTTGGGGCATGAAGCTATAGGTCAGGTTTTTGGAGGCAAAATAGTAAGGGTTGAGCCTGTGCATGGCAAGGTCAGCAACATAAAGCATAATGCAAAAGGTATATTTGAAGGAATAAAAAGCCCTCTTAAGGCAACCAGATATCATTCACTGGTTGTTGAGCGTGATAGCTTCCCCGATTGTCTGGAAATAACCGCACAAAGTGATGACGGTCTGGTAATGGCTTTGCAGCATAAGGATTATGATATTTACGGTGTGCAGTTCCACCCTGAAAGCATTGCCTCGGAGCATGGGCATGACATTTTGGCTAATTTTTTAAAATTGGTAAAAAAATGA